In a genomic window of Kluyveromyces marxianus DMKU3-1042 DNA, complete genome, chromosome 7:
- the ULA1 gene encoding Ula1p: MHQNSDKKQHNSVGILDRYDRQLMIWGESGQEILSNSHVCVLHYKLDLMVVECLKSMVLMGIGKITLIGEFGLEKLALFDIEGLQSMNPHVQLDIQDHTGDDCNYEDIPNFRTPHFWAPFDAVIGISAGGPLLQCINELWLKWEHCLPTLILSYAFDAYGYVRLIGNEPSCVINSHAHSNPDLRLTCMWPELEKYHESFQFDKLSQHELSAVPYSVLLSTVSKELRKSKIALNRNSVKAALIRLHDKYMSGSFNDDVNFIEADRYSFLLFNESNPFPDNLTKILQTIHSEPKSIINKWVYHFVQSVEKFYTLNGCLPVRSAIPDMECSTLMFNEQKAIYARKSAQDVAELMEILSPHSIPEYFVRYLLQNLRTLDVVKLSSITREDVKEQSARMTDLLIHQKDHLYTADPNPAISAILGSLTAQECVKLLTHQFVPLQNTLIYDGLSNTTEIISI, translated from the coding sequence ATGCACCAAAACAGTGACAAGAAGCAGCATAACTCAGTTGGTATCCTGGATCGATATGATAGACAGTTGATGATTTGGGGTGAGTCCGGTCAAGAGATTTTGTCCAATTCCCACGTATGTGTGTTGCACTATAAATTGGATCTTATGGTTGTTGAGTGCTTAAAGAGTATGGTCCTCATGGGCATTGGAAAAATAACTCTTATCGGAGAATTTGGACTTGAAAAATTAGcattatttgatattgagGGACTTCAGTCTATGAATCCTCATGTCCAACTGGATATCCAAGATCATACTGGTGATGACTGCAACTACGAGGATATTCCTAATTTCAGAACGCCCCATTTTTGGGCCCCTTTTGACGCTGTTATTGGTATAAGTGCGGGCGGTCCTTTATTGCAATGTATAAATGAATTGTGGTTAAAATGGGAACACTGTTTGCCAACTCTCATCTTGTCATATGCTTTTGATGCATATGGATACGTCCGGTTGATTGGTAATGAACCGAGCTGTGTGATTAATTCACATGCGCATTCTAATCCAGATCTTAGGTTGACTTGTATGTGGCCGGAGTTAGAAAAATACCATGAATCGTTTCAATTTGATAAGCTTTCGCAACATGAGTTATCTGCAGTACCTTATTCAGTATTGCTCTCGACGGTTTCTAAAGAATTGAGGAAATCTAAAATTGCTCTCAATAGAAATTCCGTAAAAGCAGCATTAATTCGTCTTCATGATAAGTATATGTCAGGTTCTTTTAACGACGATGTGAATTTTATAGAAGCAGATAGATATTCGTTTCTGCTGTTTAACGAATCGAATCCGTTTCCTGATAACTTAACAAAAATACTTCAAACTATACATTCAGAACCCAAATCAATAATTAATAAGTGGGTATACCATTTCGTACAATCTGTTGAGAAGTTCTATACCCTAAATGGGTGTCTACCTGTTAGAAGTGCTATTCCTGATATGGAATGTTCTACCTTGATGTTTAATGAGCAAAAAGCTATATATGCTCGTAAATCAGCACAGGATGTTGCTGAGCTAATGGAAATTCTCTCCCCCCATTCCATACCAGAATATTTCGTACGATACTTACTACAAAACTTGAGAACATTAGATGTTGTAAAGTTAAGCTCCATAACAAGAGAAGATGTTAAGGAGCAATCCGCAAGGATGACTGACTTATTGATACACCAGAAGGATCACCTATACACCGCAGATCCTAACCCTGCCATATCTGCAATCTTAGGTTCGTTGACAGCGCAAGAATGTGTTAAACTGCTGACGCATCAATTTGTCCCATTGCAGAATACATTGATCTACGACGGGCTTTCAAATACCACAGAAATTATATCTATATAA
- the LSP1 gene encoding lipid-binding protein LSP1, giving the protein MHRTYSLRNKKPPTAAELQTPPPPQSTTKSKFFGKSSLASTIRKNTAGQFGPLLSRKLSALIKTEKGYLRALEVVASERRVAAKQLSLWGSENDDDVSDVTDKLGVLVYELAELQDQFIDKYDQYRITLKSIRNIEASVQPSRDRKQKITDEIAHLKYKDPQSTKIPVLEQELVRAEAESLVAEAQLSNITRERLKAAFNYQFDSVRELAEKFALIAGYGKALLELLDDSPVTPGEARSAYDGYEASRQIIMDAESALESWTLDVAAIKPTLSFHQTVDDVYVDEDEEEGEHEAAEEEWAGEHEGGQEEQTLEGNDQK; this is encoded by the coding sequence ATGCATAGAACATATTCAttaagaaacaagaagccTCCTACGGCAGCAGAGTTACAAACTCCCCCTCCACCACAATCTACCACCAAATCTAAGTTCTTTGGTAAGAGCTCATTGGCCTCTACCATTAGAAAGAACACTGCTGGTCAATTTGGTCCATTGTTGTCGAGAAAATTGTCTGCTTTGATTAAAACCGAGAAGGGGTACTTGAGGGCGTTGGAGGTTGTTGCCAGCGAACGTCGTGTTGCTGCCAAGCAATTATCCTTATGGGGTTCTGAaaacgatgatgatgtttcAGATGTCACTGACAAGTTAGGTGTTTTGGTTTATGAATTGGCTGAATTGCAAGACCAATTTATTGATAAGTATGACCAGTACAGAATCACTTTGAAATCCATTAGAAACATCGAAGCTTCCGTTCAGCCATCAAGAGACCgtaaacaaaagattaCGGATGAAATTGCTCACTTGAAGTACAAGGATCCTCAATCAACTAAGATTCCTGTTTTGGAACAAGAATTGGTCCGTGCTGAAGCAGAATCCTTGGTTGCTGAAGCCCAGCTTTCGAATATTACCAGAGAAAGATTGAAAGCCGCTTTCAACTACCAATTCGACTCCGTGAGAGAGTTGGCCGAAAAGTTTGCTTTGATTGCTGGTTATGGGAAGGCTTTATTGGAGTTGTTAGATGATTCCCCTGTCACCCCAGGTGAAGCTAGATCTGCTTATGATGGCTACGAAGCCTCAAGACAAATCATCATGGACGCTGAATCAGCTTTAGAATCATGGACATTAGATGTTGCTGCTATCAAGCCTACCTTATCTTTCCACCAAACCGTAGACGACGTTTATGtcgatgaagatgaggaagaaggtGAACATGAAGCtgcggaagaagaatgggCAGGCGAACACGAAGGAGGCCaggaagaacaaacttTAGAGGGCAACGACcaaaaataa
- a CDS encoding ice-structuring glycoprotein, which yields MYFFTLAALLLFSSRLIAAQNAAAAAAAAVTPTTTETGFTTWTGTISSTVTTKLITTTGAKGSPLVIESFLVATPPAPTTTETGFTTWTGTVPTTVATSLITTTGAKGSPLVIESFLVATPPAPTTTETGFTTWTGTISSTVTTKLITTTGAKGSPLVIESFLVATPPAPTTTETGFTTWTGTVPTTVATSLITTTGAKGSPLVIESFLVATPPAPTTTETGFTTWTGTISSTVTTKLITTTGAKGSPLVIESFLVATPPAPTTTETGFTTWTGTVPTTVATSLITTTGAKGSPLVIESFLVATPPAPTTTETGFTTWTGTISSTVTTKLITTTGAKGSPLVIESFLVATPPAPTTTETGFTTWTGTVPTTVATSLITTTGAKGSPLVIESFLVATPPAPTTTETGFTTWTGTVPTTVATSLITTTGAKGSPLVIESFLVATPPAPTTTETGFTTWTGTISSTVTTKLITTTGAKGSPLVIESFLVATPPAPTTTETGFTTWTGTIPTTVATSLITTTGAKGSPLVIESFLVATPPAPTTTETGFTTWTGTVPTTVATSLITTTGAKGSPLVIESFLVATPPAPTTTETGFTTWTGTISSTVTTKLITTTGAKGSPLVIESFLVATPPAPTSITWDFTRGTNVVKTTISTAFITTTAKDGSPLVVESFLVAVPATTTSAETDFTTWTGTVPTTVATKLITTIGAKGSPLVIESFLVATPPAPTTTETGFTTWTGTVPTTVTTKLITTTGAKGSPLVIESFLVATPEVDSTETSFTTWTGTVPTTVATKFITTKMPRVLL from the coding sequence ATGTACTTCTTTACGTTAGCTGCTCTACTGCTTTTTAGCAGTAGATTGATCGCAGCACAGAATGCAGCAGCCGCAGCCGCAGCCGCAGTTACACCAACGACCACTGAGACTGGATTTACAACTTGGACTGGTACAATTTCATCGACTGTCACCACTAAGTTGATCACAACCACAGGTGCCAAGGGTTCTCCTCTTGTCATTGAAAGCTTCCTAGTTGCTACTCCACCAGCTCCAACTACCACTGAGACTGGATTCACAACCTGGACTGGTACCGTTCCAACCACTGTTGCAACTTCTTTGATCACAACCACAGGTGCTAAGGGTTCTCCTCTAGTTATCGAGAGTTTCCTAGTTGCTACTCCACCAGCCCCAACCACTACTGAAACCGGATTCACAACTTGGACTGGTACAATTTCATCGACTGTCACCACTAAGTTGATCACAACCACAGGTGCCAAGGGTTCTCCTCTTGTCATTGAGAGTTTCCTAGTTGCTACTCCACCAGCCCCAACTACCACTGAGACTGGATTTACAACTTGGACTGGTACTGTTCCAACTACTGTTGCTACCTCTTTGATTACTACAACTGGTGCCAAGGGTTCTCCTCTTGTCATTGAGAGTTTCCTAGTTGCTACTCCACCAGCCCCAACCACCACTGAGACTGGGTTCACAACTTGGACTGGTACAATTTCATCGACTGTCACCACTAAGTTGATCACAACCACAGGTGCCAAGGGTTCTCCTCTTGTCATTGAGAGTTTCCTAGTTGCTACTCCACCAGCCCCAACTACCACTGAGACTGGATTTACAACTTGGACTGGTACTGTTCCAACTACTGTTGCTACCTCTTTGATTACTACAACTGGTGCCAAGGGTTCTCCTCTTGTCATTGAGAGTTTCCTAGTTGCTACTCCACCAGCCCCAACCACCACTGAGACTGGGTTCACAACTTGGACTGGTACAATTTCATCGACTGTCACCACTAAGTTGATCACAACCACAGGTGCCAAGGGTTCTCCTCTTGTCATTGAGAGTTTCCTAGTTGCTACTCCACCAGCCCCAACTACCACTGAGACTGGATTTACAACTTGGACTGGTACTGTTCCAACTACTGTTGCTACCTCTTTGATTACTACAACTGGTGCCAAGGGTTCTCCTCTTGTCATTGAGAGTTTCCTAGTTGCTACTCCACCAGCCCCAACCACCACTGAGACTGGGTTCACAACTTGGACCGGTACTGTGCCAACCACTGTTGCTACCTCTTTAATTACTACAACTGGTGCTAAGGGTTCTCCTCTAGTTATCGAGAGTTTCCTAGTTGCTACTCCACCAGCCCCAACCACCACTGAGACTGGGTTCACAACTTGGACTGGTACAATTTCATCGACTGTCACTACCAAATTGATTACTACAACCGGTGCTAAGGGCTCTCCTCTAGTTATCGAGAGTTTCTTGGTGGCTACTCCACCAGCCCCAACTACCACTGAGACTGGGTTCACAACTTGGACTGGTACTATCCCAACTACTGTCGCAACTTCTTTGATCACAACCACAGGTGCTAAGGGTTCTCCTCTAGTTATCGAGAGTTTCCTAGTTGCTACTCCACCAGCCCCAACCACCACTGAGACTGGGTTCACAACTTGGACCGGTACTGTGCCAACCACTGTTGCTACCTCTTTAATTACTACAACTGGTGCTAAGGGTTCTCCTCTAGTTATCGAGAGTTTCCTAGTTGCTACTCCACCAGCCCCAACCACCACTGAGACTGGGTTCACAACTTGGACTGGTACAATTTCATCGACTGTCACTACCAAATTGATTACTACAACCGGTGCTAAGGGCTCTCCTCTAGTTATCGAGAGTTTCTTGGTGGCTACTCCACCAGCTCCAACGTCTATCACCTGGGATTTCACTAGAGGTACTAACGTTGTTAAGACCACAATTTCAACAGCCTTTATTACAACCACTGCCAAGGATGGGTCTCCATTGGTTGTCGAGAGTTTCTTGGTTGCTGTACCAGCAACTACTACTAGTGCTGAAACTGATTTCACTACCTGGACTGGTACTGTCCCAACCACCGTTGCAACTAAGTTGATTACTACAATTGGTGCTAAGGGTTCTCCTCTTGTCATTGAGAGTTTCCTAGTTGCTACTCCACCAGCCCCAACTACCACTGAGACTGGATTCACAACCTGGACTGGTACTGTTCCAACCACTGTCACCACTAAGTTGATCACAACCACAGGTGCCAAGGGTTCTCCTCTAGTCATTGAGAGTTTCCTAGTTGCTACTCCAGAAGTAGATTCCACTGAGACTAGCTTCACAACTTGGACCGGTACTGTGCCAACCACTGTTGCCACTAAGTTCATCACAACTAAGATGCCAAGGGTTCTCCTCTAG
- the SPB4 gene encoding ATP-dependent RNA helicase SPB4 has product MARSLSWDDLKCDIEPWIRTAIDAMGFETMTPVQASTIPLFSGNKDVVVESVTGSGKTIAFVIPVLERLIKEEANSPKFKKSHFHSLIISPTRELASQIQSVIEEFLKYYPDDQYPIRSQLIVGTGDSTVRDDINRFMDNRPQILVGTPGRILDFIQKSNVKTSSCGTVVLDEADRLLDLNFQKDVETILKLLPKQRRTGLFSATIESAGAQIFKTGMRNPVKVAVKSHSSAPSSLSINYIVTPPEDKLQLLLTLLNNYRFKKCIVYFPTCISVTYFYAFINYLKSIDLITEDISIFSLHGKLQTQSRMKTLNSFTTSLKNSVLFTTDVAARGIDIPDVDLVIQLDPPTDSDIFIHRCGRTGRANRVGKAIVLLNEGREEDYIPFLEVKNVILEEESVKITPIDTLSQTFKEWIMQDRARFDHGIRAYVAFIKYYSKHSASSIFRLQTMNFVGIAKFYGLLRLPKMPEITQYALASSIPEGGWLVSPPIDLDTFSYMDKRKEKERLQELKNIQHINDKKKLKSELKKKNMAWSDKKLSKDAKIERKAAMAAKRKAIEEKLLQEGNESEGEVEQDWKDLVRQNKKKKHNIIQGSFGDL; this is encoded by the coding sequence ATGGCAAGATCTCTATCTTGGGATGACTTGAAGTGTGATATCGAACCATGGATTCGCACTGCCATCGATGCCATGGGTTTTGAGACAATGACACCTGTTCAAGCTTCAACTATTCCGTTATTTTCTGGAAACAAAGATGTGGTAGTTGAATCCGTTACTGGCTCAGGAAAAACTATTGCTTTTGTTATTCCTGTGTTAGAACGATTAAtaaaggaagaagcaaaCTCTCCTAAGTTTAAGAAATCGCACTTCCACTCATTAATAATTTCACCAACAAGGGAATTGGCTAGCCAAATACAGAGTGTAATTGAGGaatttttaaaatattATCCAGATGATCAATATCCAATACGTTCACAGTTAATCGTGGGTACGGGAGATTCCACTGTTAGAGATGATATTAATAGGTTTATGGATAATCGACCACAGATTTTGGTCGGAACTCCAGGGAGAATTTTAGACTTCATTCAAAAATCAAACGTCAAAACTTCATCATGTGGCACAGTTGTTTTAGATGAAGCAGATAGATTATTGGATTTAAACTTTCAGAAGGATGTAGAAACCATTCTCAAACTATTGccaaaacaaagaagaaccGGACTCTTTTCCGCTACTATCGAGAGCGCTGGAGCCCAAATATTTAAAACTGGTATGAGAAACCCTGTGAAGGTGGCTGTGAAATCTCATTCAAGTGCTCCTTCATCTCTTTCAATAAATTATATTGTTACTCCTCCAGAAGATAAACTGCAACTTCTTTTAACTCTATTGAACAATTACAGGTTCAAGAAATGCATTGTTTATTTCCCTACTTGTATCTCCGTGACATACTTTTATGCATTCATCAATTATTTGAAAAGTATTGATCTCATTACTGAAGATATAAGTATATTCTCTCTTCATGGTAAGTTACAGACCCAGTCAAGAATGAAAACGCTCAATAGCTTCACTACCAGTTTGAAAAACTCTGTTTTATTTACTACGGATGTGGCTGCTAGAGGTATCGATATTCCAGATGTTGATCTAGTTATACAGCTTGATCCTCCAACTGATTCAGATATATTTATTCACAGATGTGGAAGAACAGGTAGAGCAAATAGAGTAGGGAAAGCGATCGTTCTTCTTAACGAAGGTAGAGAAGAAGACTACATTCCATTTCTAGAAGTTAAGAATGtgattcttgaagaagaatccGTTAAAATAACACCCATAGACACACTCTCTCAAACATTCAAAGAGTGGATTATGCAGGACAGAGCCAGGTTCGATCACGGTATTAGAGCTTATGTGGCATTTATCAAATATTACTCGAAGCATTCTGCATCCTCTATCTTCAGGCTTCAAACTATGAACTTTGTAGGCATTGCAAAGTTCTACGGTTTGTTACGCCTTCCAAAAATGCCCGAAATAACGCAGTATGCACTAGCTAGTAGTATCCCTGAAGGAGGATGGTTAGTATCCCCGCCAATAGACCTTGACACATTCTCTTATATGGATAAACGgaaggagaaagaaagactACAGGAGttgaaaaatattcaaCATATCAATGACAAGAAAAAGCTTAAGAGTGagctaaagaagaaaaacatgGCCTGGTCTGATAAGAAACTTTCAAAGGACGCTAAAATTGAGAGAAAGGCTGCAATGGCCGCAAAGAGAAAGGCGATAGAGGAAAAACTTTTGCAAGAAGGAAATGAATCGGAAGGTGAAGTAGAACAAGACTGGAAAGATCTTGTAAggcaaaacaaaaagaaaaaacataaTATCATACAAGGTAGTTTTGGTGACTTATGA